A segment of the Lelliottia amnigena genome:
ATGCCAGCAGCGCACTGGCGGCCCACCAGGCTGGATATCTTGCACTCGGCACATCCAGCGCGGCGATTGCTGCCCTGCTGGGTTACGAAGACGGCGAGGCGATCTCGTTTGATGAGCTGTTGTTTATGGTGACGCGCATTCAGGCGGTCACCACGTTGCCGCTCAGCGTCGATCTGGAATCCGGGTACAGCGAAACGACAAACGGCATCATTGAAAATATTCAGCGTCTGGCGCAGCTCGGCATTGTGGGCGTTAATCTTGAAGACAGCCGGGTGATTGAGGGCGTACGTCAGCCGGAAAATGCTTCTGCATTTGCCACAAAGCTCGGGCAAATTCGTCAAGCGTGCCCTGAAATGTTCCTGAATATTCGCACCGACGGTTTTCTGCTAAATGACGACAACGCGCTGAACGAGACCCGCCGTCGCGGCCAGCTTTATGCGGCGCAGGGTGCTGACGGCTTTTTCGTGCCTGGCGTGACCCGAGAAGAGCATATCCGCGCGCTCGTTCGTGATGTTCCCCTGCCGCTAAATGTGATGTGTATGCCCACTCTGGCTGATTTCGCTACGCTCGCCGTATCAGGCGTGCGGCGTATCTCCATGGGAAATTTTGTCCATTCTTCGATACAAACGCGCCTAAAGGATTTACTGTTAACGATCCAAAATGAGCAGTCCTTCGCGGGAGTTTTCAGCCATGAAAGTCACTGACAGCAGCCAGTGCGATACCTGGTATCAGGCGTTGCTCGACCGTGCGTCGGAGTTCACGGGCGTCTTTTTCGTGGGCGTCAGAACCACCGGCGTCTTCTGCATCTCGGTCTGCCGGGCGCGCAAGCCAAAGCGTGAAAACGTCGATTTCTACGATGATTTTAAATCTGCGCTGGACGCGGGTTTTCGCCCTTGCAAAGTATGTCGTCCCACAGAAAATGCCTTTACCGCCCCGGATTTCATTGCGCAGGCACTCGGTATGCTGCGCGAGAATCCAAAAGCGCGCGTGAGTGACACTGAGCTGCGCCAAAAAGGGATCGGCCCGGAACGCGTCCGCCGCTGGTTTTTGCAAAACCACGGCATGACCTTTCAGGCATTTCAGCGGATGCAGCGGGTTAACGTGGCGTTGCAGGAGCTAAAAAGTGGCCGCACGGCGACTGACGTGGCGTTCGACAGCGGTTATGAATCCTTGAGTGGATTTGGCTACACCTGTAAAAAGCTCACGGGGCATGCGCCGAGTGAAAGCCGCCAGGTGATTCTGATCCATCGCTTTACCACGCCTCTCGGCCCGATGTTTGTGTGTGCGACGGAGCGCGGCATCTGTTTGCTGGAATTTGTCGACAGGCGGATGCTGGAAACCGAGTTCAGCGACTTACAGCGTTTGCTGAAGGCCAGAATCATGGCGGGTGAAAATCGGCATACCCGTCCAGATGGAAGCGGAGATGGGGGAATATTTTGCAGGCACTCGTCAGCAATTCGAGGTCACTCTCGACATGCCTGGAAGCGAATTTCAGCGCACCGTCTGGGAGGCGTTACAGGCCGTGCCTTTTGGGCGAAACGTCACACTATCAGGCGCTGGCAAAACAGATCGACAAACCCGCAGCGGTGCGTGCCGTGGCGGGGGCAAATGGGGCAAACCGAGTCGCGATCGTCATTCCCTGCCATCGCATTATCGGCAAAGACGGTTCATTGACCGGCTATGGCGGCGGAATAGCGCGTAAAGCGTGGGCTCATCGCCCATGAAAAAAAAGCACCGTTGAGCGGGATAGATTTTTTTCTTCTGATTGATTCCTTTTCGGTTTTTTCGCGCGCCGCTGCGTTATCGATATAGTCGTGAAAACGTCTATCAAAAGGAGCGGTCTCGTGAAACTGAAATTCGGCGCATTACTGCTGGCGGGCCTGCTGCTCGCGGGCTGTGACCAAAGCGGCAGCAATGCTAAACATATTAAAGTCGGGGTCATCAACGGCGCAGAGCAAGATGTGGCAGAAGTTGCCAAAAAGGTGGCGAAAGAGAAATACGGTCTGGAGGTTGAGCTGGTGGGCTTCAGCGGGTCGCTTCTGCCAAACGATGCAACCAATCAGGGCGAACTGGACGCCAACGTGTTCCAGCATCGCCCTTTCCTGGCCGAGGATAACAAAGCGCACAACTATAAGCTGGTGGCGGTCGCCAATACGTTCGTCTTTCCGATGGCGGGGTATTCGCGCAAGGTGAAATCCGTTTCCGAGCTGAAAGAGGGCGCAACGATTGCCATTCCAAACGACCCAACCAATCTTGGCCGTGCGCTGTTGCTGCTGCAAAGTCAAAAGCTGATCGCGCTTAAACCGGATACCGGGCTGCTGCCAACGGCGCTGGACATCACCGCCAATCCTAAGAACCTGAAAATCATGGAGCTGGAAGGCGCACAGCTCCCGCGCGTGCTGGACGACCCAAAAGTAGACGTGGCGATTATCAGCACCACGTATCTCCAGCAAACGGGCCTGTCGCCTGTCCATGACGGCGTGTTTATCGAAGACGGAAACTCACCTTACGTGAATATTGTCGTCACCCGTGAAGACAACAAAGATGCAGAGAACGTAAAAGAATTTGTTCAGTCCTATCAGTCACCGGAAGTGGCGAAAGCGGCAGAAAAAATCTTTAACGGCGGGGCAGTTCCGGGCTGGGAATGAAACCCACACCATGTTAATGGTTAATAAGGGGCATAGAGTGGTCGTTTAATAGGCTTTTGATATTAAGGAAAGCACGCAAAATAAGCTCCCCGCCCGGTTTTTGATTGGGGGTGGGTGGCTTATTTTGCACAGACAAGGAAAGAAAAATGAAGATTAAAAGCATCGTGCTCGCTGCCATTATTCCTCTGGCGCTAAGTGCATGTTCTCGGTTATTACCCCTTGATTATACTAATTATCAGGGCAGTGATGCGGCAACGATCTATACCCTGAATCAGCAGGGCAACGTCGGCACTATTTATCTGGGCAGCTACAAATTTAATGAAAAAGATGCCTGCTACGATATGGTCGACAGGTACCAGCTGGAATCGAATTTCCTCGAATCTAAAGGAAAAGTGATTGTCAGCAGGGTTAAACCTGGTGCTCAGTATTCTGTTTCACAGATCAAAAATAGGGGCAGCTACCTGATCGATTCGGACTCTTCCTTTATTCCTGAGGCTGGCAAATACTATTACATTGCCTCTGGCAGCAAGATTGTTGAGGTACCAGCGAGTTTTATCCCCGACCCTAACGTCAGCGAGGATAGCGTCGTGAAACACTATGAGAAAACGCCAGTCAAGTTCTGGAATCTTAAGAAGCGATGCTCGCGTGCCTGGTGGCATGTGGGTTAATTGCTGGCTGCGGTGGTGTTAATAAGCCACCGCAGGGTTTTACTGGAAGTGGCAGAATGGCGACACATATGACGTATCGGCGGCGCAGGGATAAACAAACGGATATGATGCGGTGCCGATATATTAAATATCTTTTTAAGGCTGAATGTAATATTTAATCTAAATCACATATTTTGCAAAAATATAACGCTTAACTTAAATTTTGTACCCCTTATTTGAGACTCGCCTTATAGTCTCGGAAATATTCAGACATGTTTTCATTCAGGGAAAGATGGACAGGGCGTTTAGCACCTTCAAATTTATAATAATTTCATCCAGAAATTATATTTACGCTATTTTATCGGTAGGCGTTTTTTCTTTTACGCTACACGCCGCACCTCTTTTGCCAAGCGATCGTGATGCTATTCAGCAGCAGCAACAGCAGCTGTTATTACAAAACCAGCAGCAGCGTGATGAGCTGGAACGCAGTATTTTATTACCCGCGCCCACTCCTGAAAAGCCAGTATCCTCGGGGTCTGGGCCGTGTTTTCGTATCGATAATATCACCTTATCGGGTGTGACCTTAATTTCCGCCAAAGCCCAGCACACGCTGGTTTCGCCGTGGGAAGGCCAGTGCCTGAACATGGCAAAAATAACCGAATTAACCACGGCCATTTCCGACTGGTATATCAGCCGGGGCTATATCACCAGCCGTGCCTTTCTGACGGAACAAGATCTTTCCAGCGGTCAGCTCAATATTGTCGTACTCGAAGGAAAACTGGCTGAAATTCGCCTGGACGGTAAAACGCCCTTGATGCTGAAAATGGCATTTCCAGGGCTGAAAGGGCGCGTGCTTAATTTGCGGGATATTGAACAAGGCATGGAGCAAATTAATCGTTTGCGTGTCCAGCCGGTGCAAATTGAAATTATCCCGGCATCGCAGCCTGGTTATTCAGTGGTTAATCTTACCGCTCAGCCTGAATTTCCATTAAGTGCATCAATCAGTCTGGATAATAGCGGGCAGAAGAGTACCGGCGAAGAACAACTGAATGGCTCACTGACGGGCAATAATATGCTCGGCATTGCCGATAAATGGTTCGTTAGCGGCGGTCGCAGCAGCGATTTCGCCCGTGCTTATGACGCGCAAAATTTCCAGGCGGGCGTCAGCGTACCGTTCGGCTATGGATTGCTGGACTACAGCTACGCGTGGAGCAACTACCGCACCACAATCGACAACGTTGGATATCCGTGGGTTTCGAGGGGTGACACCAAAACGCACCGCCTTAACGCCTCCTGGGTCGTCTATCGCAACGGTGACGTGAAAACAGGTCTGGCGGCAGGCGTTGTGCAACGCTCAAGCCGAAACTGGCTCAACGATGCGCCGCTGCAAAGCAGCACGCGGAATCTCTCCAGCCTGATCCTCGGCATCACCCACACGCAAAAAATGGCCGGTGGCGTGGCGACATTCAACCCCACCTACAGCCACGGCATGCCCTGGTTTAACGCCGAAACCGATGAAGACAAAACCGGCGACGCGCCGCGAGCGCTGTTCCGCAAATGGAGCCTGAATGCCAGTTTTCAGCGCCCGCTAACCCAGGATCTGGGATGGCTCACCAGCGTCTACGGCCAGTGGTCGCCCGACCGATTGTACGGTGCTGAGCGCCTGACGCTCGGCGGCGAAAGCTCAGTGCGTGGCTTTAAGGAGCAGTATCTGTCCGGCGACAACGGCGGCTATCTGCGCAATGAACTCGGCTACACGCTTTTCACATTGCCGGTGATCGGACAGGTCAGCGCGACCGTCGCGTTCGACGGCGGTTGGCTCGAAAAAGACCGTGAGGACCGCTTCGCCTCCGGCACGCTGTGGGGCGCATCTGTTGGCCTCAGCAGTTCAGGCCGCTGGTACAGCAGCCAGATTTCAGTGGGTACACCCGTGCATTACCCTGACTGGCTTGGCCCGGATCACGTCAGCGTCAACTGGCGCATCGCGTTTATGCTTTAAGAGAATCATACGACTATGGCTACCCGTCACCCTCCTGTTCGTTTCTCTCAGCGTCTGATTAGCTGGGTCGTCTGCGGCTTAATGATCTGGCAGCCGATGGCACCGGCTTTTGCGGCGGTAATGACGCCGACCGGCAACACCACGATGGACAAGGCCGGGAACGGCGTGCCGGTGGTGAATATCGCCACGCCGAACGGGGCGGGGATTTCCCATAACCAGTTCAACAGCTACAACGTCGGCAAAGAGGGCGTGATCCTCAATAACGCGACCGATCGCCTGACCGCAACCCAGCTTGGCGGCCTGATCCAGAACAACCCCAATTTGCAGGCGGGGCGTGAAGCGAAAGGGATTATCAACGAAGTGACGGGCGGGAGCCGCTCGCAGCTTCAGGGCTATACCGAAGTCGGCGGGAAACCGGCGAACGTGATGGTCGCCAACCCTTACGGAATTACGTGTAACGGCTGCGGATTCATCAATACGCCGAATGTGACCTTAACCACTGGTAAGCCGCAGTTTGATGCCAGCGGTAATTTGATGGCGCTGGACGTCACCAAAGGGGCGATTACGGTTGAAGGTCAGGGGCTGGATGCCAGCAAAAGCGATGCACTGTCGATTATCTCCCGCGCGACCGAGGTCAATGCGGCCATTCACGCCAACGATCTGAGCGTTACCGCCGGTGCGAATCGTGTGAGCGCGGACGGCAACGTTAAAGCGATTGCCGGACAGGGTGCGACGCCGACCGTGGCGGTTGATACGGGTGCACTGGGCGGGATGTACGCAAACCGCATTCGTCTGGTGTCGAGCGATAAAGGCGTGGGCGTTAACCTCGGGAATCTTAACGCGCGGCAGGGCGATATTCAGCTCGATGCCAGCGGCAAACTGACGGTTGCCAACAGTCTTGCCAGCGGATCGCTAACCGCGAAAGGCGCAGGCGTGACGCTGAAAGGCAGCCAACAGGCGGGCGGCGCGCTGAACGTTGCCAGTACGCAGGACATGACGCTAAACAACGCGTCGCTCACCAGCGGCGGCGAGATGCGCCTCACGAGCGACGGCAAACTCCAGGCGACTGGCGGCGGAGCGACCAGCAAAGGCGCGCTGACGGTAAACAGCAGCCAGGATATGGCGCTGACGAATGCCAGGCTGGTGGGCCAGGGAAATACCACGCTCAGCAGCAACGGTAAGCTGAACATCAACGGCGGTGGCGTGTCGGGCAACGGCGCCGCGCTGGTTGTCTCCAACCAGAAAGAGATGACGCTCACCAACACGACGCTGGTTGGGCAGGGAAAAACGACGCTGGCTGCCAGCGACAAGCTGACCGTTAACGGCGGCAGCCTGAGCAGTCGCGGTGAACTCAGCGTCACCAGCGGACAGGGCATGACTGTCGCCAACGCGGCGGTGGGCAGCGATGCCAGCACCACGCTAACCAGCGGCGGAACGCTTACGGCGAACGCCGGGTCGTTGTCGGCGGGTAAAGATCTCACGCTTAAAGGCCAACAGCTGGTGCTGGACAACCGCAACCGCGCGGATGCCAGCGGTAACGTTCGTCTTGAAGGCGAAAATCTAACGAATCAGGGGCAAATCAATGCCGCTGGCGATCTGGCGATCTCCGGCAATAGCGTTGATAACAGCGGCCAAATGGCGGCAAAAGGCCGGGTGGATGCGCAAACGCGCGCGCTGAATAACAGCGGTTCGCTGCAGGGCAACGGCGTCACGCTGCAAGGTCAAACCGTCATCAATAAAGGCACGCTGCAAAGCGGCAGCCAGCTGGCGATCAATGCCGGGACGCTGAACCAGCAGGGTATGCTCAGTGCCAAAGGGGACGTTGATCTCAACGTCAGCGAAACGCTGCAAAACAGCGGCGATTTGCTCGCTGACGGCGGGCTAACGGTCAAAACCGGCGCGTTGGCGCAAAACGGTGTGCTTTCAGGAGCGAAAGCGCTGAGCGTCAACGCCGACAGTCTCACCAGCGGCAAAGGGTCGCGCACCACCAGCCAGGGCAATATCCAGCTGACTGCCGCGCAGCTTGCGGATCTTAACGGCCAGACGGATGCCGCAGGAGCGCTGAACGTCAGCGCCAAAAATCTGAACACTCGCGCGGATGCACATCTCCAGAGCGGCCAGGATCTGACGTTGCAGGCGCAAAACGTCACGCTCAACGGCATTCAGGCGGCGAAAGGGGCGCTTAACGTTACGGCGCAGACGCTCGACCACGACGGTCAATCAACAGCGAAAACGCTGACGTTTAGCGCCACAGAAGGGATTACCACCGGCGGCGAATTCACGGCGGACAGTATTTCTCTGCACGGACAACGCATCACCCACAGCGGCATCGCGAAAGCCAAAAATATCACTTTTACCGCCCCGGAATTCATCACGTCCAGCGGAACGCTGGTGGCCGACGGCCTGACCCTTGACGGGCAGCGCATCACCAACGGCGGTCTGCTGCAGGCGAATACCCAGTTCAACCTGCACGCCGATGCGCTGGATAACCTTGCCAGCGGTGCGCTGTACAGCGTTCGCGATCTGACGCTCGATCTGCCGGAACTCACCAACCAGGGACTGATCACCACCGATGGAAATCTGTGGCTGAAGGGCAATGTCCTGACTAACGCTGGCGAAATTAACGGCGTCAATCTGCGTCTCGATAACGCCAGCCTGGCGAATCAGACGGCGGGTCGTTTGCTGGCAGATGACCAGTTGAATGTTACGGGCACGGCGCTGGTTAACGACGGTCAGATGGCGGCGAACACCCTGCAGCTGACGACAGATAGCCTGCAAAACCACGGCGTGATGCAGGGCGATAAGGCGCTGACGCTGAACGCCGCAGAGATACACAACAGCGGTGCGTTGCTCAGCGACGGCACGCTGGATCTGCGCGGCGCATCGTTTGAGAACGCAGGTGAGCTGAGCGCCACCGATCTGCTTTTCACGCTGACGCGCCAGATGAATAACCGCGCTGACGGCAAAATTATCGCCAAAAAAGGCCTGACGCTCACCGCGCCAGAGCTGCTCAACAGCGGGCTGCTGGCGGGGGTAAACACCCAACTCAACGCGGGCGCTATTCTCAACAGCGGGACGCTGCAAGGGACAAATGCGCTGACCGCGACGGGCAAACGGCTTGAAAACCAACAGGCGGGCAAGCTGCTCTCCGGCGGTGAACTGCATCTGCAAAACGCCACGTTGACCAACGCCGGTTTGTTGCAGGGCAAAACCCTCAACCTGGCGACGGGCGAGTGGATCAACAGCGGCAACGCGCTGGGCGAAGCGGGCGTAACGGCAACGGTCAGCGGATCGTTCTCTAATCAGGGCAACGTGCTGAGCCAGCAGCAGCTCGATCTGAACGCCCCCAACATCACAAATCAGGGACAATTGCTGGCGAAAGTGTTGACGCTGCACGGCGATCTGCTCAACAGCGGGCTGTTGCAGGGCAGCGATGCGTTGGCCTGGACGGGCGACCAGTTTACCAACCAGGCGCAGGGCCAGGTGACGGGCGGCGAAACGCTGACCCTTTCCGGAACCAGTCTGAACAATCAGGGGCAAATTCAGTCGCGCGACGCGGCGCTCACCGCCGACACGCTGACCAACAGCGGCTCGGTGCAGGCGCTGGATCGCCTGAAACTCAACGTCGACGGGCGGCTGGATAATCAGGGCGCGATGCTCAGCCAAAATCTGTTTGAACTGACGGCGGCGCAGCTGTTTAACGACGGCCAGCTGGCAGCCAAATCGTTGACGCTCAACACCCCGCAGCTTACCAACACCGGCACCCTGCAGGGTAACGACAGCCTGACGCTGACAACCCGCAACCTGACGAACGCGCAGAGCGGGCAGCTGGTCAGCGGCGGTGCGCTGGATCTGGATCTCGATAAGCTCGACAACGCCGGGCTGATGCAGGTAAATCAGCGCTTCACGCTGAAGGGAAAGGATCTGCTTAACCGCGGCGATATTCAGGCGGATGCGCTGGATTTTGCGCTCAGCAAAACGCTGAATAATCAGGGCGGTATTGTGGCCAGAAACGGCGCGACGCTGAACGCGCCAACGCTGACCAACAGCGGAACGCTGGCGGGGAAAACCCTGTCCCTGAGCGGCACGGATATTCGCAACAGCGGGCTGGTTCAGGGCAATGACAACGCCGACGCGACGGCCAGCCGTATCACCAACGACGCGGCGGGCAAGTGGATTTCTGGCGGGGCGCTGACGCTCAACGGCGGCCAGCTGACGAATGCTGGCGCAGTACAGGGGGCGACGATTGGCCTCACGGCGACGTCGCTGGACAACGGCGGAACACTCAACGGACTTAACGGATTCACCGGGACGTTTAGCGGAAAACTGACCAACAGCGGACAGATACAGAGCGGCGGCGCGCTGAATGTCAGCGCCGACGGCATCCTCAACCCGGGCCGTATGACCGGTAAAACTCTGGTGCTGAATGCCCGCGATCTCACTAACAGCGGGCTATGGCAGGGCTCGGATGGCCTGACGCTCACCGGGGATACGCTTGCCACCATGGCGACCTCCCGCACGCTGACCGGCGGCACGTTAACGCTGGATGCAGGCCAATTGACCACGCAGGGCAAGCTTCAGGGCAACAACGTCGAGGTCACGTCTGACGGCTGGACGCACGGCGGATCGCTTCTGAGCCTGGGCGGATTGACCGCGAATGTTGGCGGGACGCTCACCTCAACCGGATCGCTGATGAGCAAAGGCGCGGCGGACGTGACGGCGCAAACGCTGGATAACCGTGGGCAATTGCTCGGCGAAGGCGACGTGACGCTCGGCGGCGCGATGCTGAAAAACAGCGGCACGGTGCAGGGGAAAAATCTCGCCCTGCATCAGACCAGCATCAACAACCAGGGAACGTTGACCGGGCTGGACAGCCTGACGATCGACGCCCGTCAGCAGCTGATGGCGCGTATGGCGATGGCCGCGCCGCAGCAGGAGTTAATCAACGGTGCGAGCGGCGCGCTGCTCACGCAGGGCACGCTGAATATCACGTCCGGGGCCGTGACGAACGCCGGAAGTTGGCAGGGACAAAACATTCTGCTTAACGCTCAGTCGCTGACGAACAGCGGCGCGGTGCAGAGTGCCGATGCGCTGCAATTGACGCTGGCGAATACTCTGACCAGCAGTGCGGGGAGCAAAATTACCGCGATGGGCACGGCGACGCTGCAGGCGTTGTCGCTCAGCAATCAGGGGCATTGGGTGGCCAAAAATCTGACGCTGAAAGGCACGACGCTCAGCAACAGCGGTGCGATCAGCGGCGTTAACGGCCTCACGCTGGCGCAAACGGGGGCAGTGACTCAGCAGCAGAGCGGGACGATGCTCTCCGGCGGGGCGCTGAATGTGAACGCTCAGTCCGTCAACAACGACGGCAAAATTCAGGGTGCGACGCTCGGGGTCACCACCGGTGCGTTGACCAACAACGGGCGTTTGCAGGGCGATAACGGCGTCACGCTTGGCCTCAGCGGCAATTTGATCAATAACGCGGGCGGGGAAATTGTCAGCCGTCAGGCGCTGACGGTAACGACGCCTTCCCTGTTTAACTACGGGCTGATACAGGGCGGCGGCGAAACCAGCGTCACCGCTACCAGCCAGGCGCGGAACGACGGCAAACTGTTGTCTGGCGCGCGCCTCACGCTGACCACACCGCAGTACACCGGCGCGGGCTGGCTGCAGGCGACGAATCTCATTTTGAACGCCGCGACTGCCACCAACAGCGGCACCTGGGTCGCCGATCGGGCGACGCTGACGGGCAACACCCTTACCCATCAGGGCACCACGCAGGCGGGCACGCTTGCCGTGAATTACACCCAGTTGACCAACAGCGGCACACTGCTGGGCAATACGCAGCTGACGATTGATGCCGATCAGGTGAATCAGAACGCAGCGGGTAAACTGTTCAGCGGCGGCGATCTGTGGCTCGACAGCAAAGGGCTGGATGTGGTCGGGCAGGTCGTCTCGCTCGGCAATTTGACCTTAAAACTCACCAACGCGTTTACCAGTAAAACGGCGCTGGCCGCGGGTAAAACGCTCGCGATCAGCAGCAATGGAGCGATCGATAACCGCAGCGTGATGCAGGGGCAGGCGGTCAATCTGACGGCGGGTGGGCAGTTAACGAATAACGGACAGATCACCACCGGAACCGGGGCGAGCACGCTTTCCGGCAGTACCGTGGCGCTTAACGG
Coding sequences within it:
- the shlB gene encoding polypeptide-transport-associated domain-containing protein, with the protein product MDRAFSTFKFIIISSRNYIYAILSVGVFSFTLHAAPLLPSDRDAIQQQQQQLLLQNQQQRDELERSILLPAPTPEKPVSSGSGPCFRIDNITLSGVTLISAKAQHTLVSPWEGQCLNMAKITELTTAISDWYISRGYITSRAFLTEQDLSSGQLNIVVLEGKLAEIRLDGKTPLMLKMAFPGLKGRVLNLRDIEQGMEQINRLRVQPVQIEIIPASQPGYSVVNLTAQPEFPLSASISLDNSGQKSTGEEQLNGSLTGNNMLGIADKWFVSGGRSSDFARAYDAQNFQAGVSVPFGYGLLDYSYAWSNYRTTIDNVGYPWVSRGDTKTHRLNASWVVYRNGDVKTGLAAGVVQRSSRNWLNDAPLQSSTRNLSSLILGITHTQKMAGGVATFNPTYSHGMPWFNAETDEDKTGDAPRALFRKWSLNASFQRPLTQDLGWLTSVYGQWSPDRLYGAERLTLGGESSVRGFKEQYLSGDNGGYLRNELGYTLFTLPVIGQVSATVAFDGGWLEKDREDRFASGTLWGASVGLSSSGRWYSSQISVGTPVHYPDWLGPDHVSVNWRIAFML
- the nlpA gene encoding Methionine ABC transporter substrate-binding protein, giving the protein MKLKFGALLLAGLLLAGCDQSGSNAKHIKVGVINGAEQDVAEVAKKVAKEKYGLEVELVGFSGSLLPNDATNQGELDANVFQHRPFLAEDNKAHNYKLVAVANTFVFPMAGYSRKVKSVSELKEGATIAIPNDPTNLGRALLLLQSQKLIALKPDTGLLPTALDITANPKNLKIMELEGAQLPRVLDDPKVDVAIISTTYLQQTGLSPVHDGVFIEDGNSPYVNIVVTREDNKDAENVKEFVQSYQSPEVAKAAEKIFNGGAVPGWE
- a CDS encoding methylisocitrate lyase, translated to MNFAALHHQPAPLIIANVWDASSALAAHQAGYLALGTSSAAIAALLGYEDGEAISFDELLFMVTRIQAVTTLPLSVDLESGYSETTNGIIENIQRLAQLGIVGVNLEDSRVIEGVRQPENASAFATKLGQIRQACPEMFLNIRTDGFLLNDDNALNETRRRGQLYAAQGADGFFVPGVTREEHIRALVRDVPLPLNVMCMPTLADFATLAVSGVRRISMGNFVHSSIQTRLKDLLLTIQNEQSFAGVFSHESH
- the ada_1 gene encoding DNA-O6-methylguanine--protein-cysteine S-methyltransferase/transcriptional regulator Ada, which translates into the protein MKVTDSSQCDTWYQALLDRASEFTGVFFVGVRTTGVFCISVCRARKPKRENVDFYDDFKSALDAGFRPCKVCRPTENAFTAPDFIAQALGMLRENPKARVSDTELRQKGIGPERVRRWFLQNHGMTFQAFQRMQRVNVALQELKSGRTATDVAFDSGYESLSGFGYTCKKLTGHAPSESRQVILIHRFTTPLGPMFVCATERGICLLEFVDRRMLETEFSDLQRLLKARIMAGENRHTRPDGSGDGGIFCRHSSAIRGHSRHAWKRISAHRLGGVTGRAFWAKRHTIRRWQNRSTNPQRCVPWRGQMGQTESRSSFPAIALSAKTVH